The proteins below come from a single Crossiella sp. CA-258035 genomic window:
- a CDS encoding IclR family transcriptional regulator: MGASSDIPALRRGLAVLRLLAGRAGPISAAAIARELELPRSTTYHLLTELVSAGFVTHLAEERRYGLGVATFELGSAYLRHDPLERLARPLLRRLVDRVDTTAHLGVLHGAEALYLLKEQPHRPQTLVTDVGVRLPAQLTASGRAILGGLPPAQVRALFPAARAFVDRTGRGPRDLPALRRLLSAERQRGWAVEDGHVTPGFASVAVPVFDHGGRPVAAISLTIRHECEQECGQDWPELAAEAVQSAAGLTARIGGQPGRGN, translated from the coding sequence GTGGGCGCGAGCAGCGACATTCCCGCGCTACGGCGTGGGCTGGCGGTCTTGCGGCTGCTGGCGGGCAGGGCCGGGCCGATCTCCGCCGCCGCCATCGCCCGCGAGCTGGAGCTGCCCCGCTCGACCACCTACCACCTGCTGACCGAGCTGGTCAGCGCCGGTTTTGTCACCCACCTCGCGGAGGAGCGCCGCTACGGCCTCGGCGTGGCCACCTTCGAGCTCGGCTCGGCCTACCTGCGCCACGACCCCCTCGAACGCCTGGCCCGCCCGCTGCTGCGCCGCCTGGTCGACCGGGTGGACACCACCGCGCACCTGGGCGTGCTGCACGGCGCGGAAGCCCTCTACCTGCTGAAAGAACAGCCGCACCGGCCGCAGACCCTGGTCACCGACGTCGGCGTGCGGCTCCCGGCCCAGCTCACCGCCTCCGGCCGGGCCATCCTCGGCGGCCTGCCGCCCGCGCAGGTCAGGGCGCTGTTCCCGGCCGCGCGCGCGTTCGTCGACCGCACCGGCCGCGGCCCGCGCGACCTGCCCGCGCTGCGGCGGCTGCTGAGCGCGGAACGGCAGCGCGGCTGGGCGGTGGAGGACGGGCACGTCACGCCCGGGTTCGCCTCGGTGGCGGTGCCGGTGTTCGACCACGGCGGGCGACCGGTGGCGGCGATCAGCCTGACCATCCGGCACGAGTGCGAACAGGAATGCGGCCAGGACTGGCCCGAGTTGGCCGCCGAGGCCGTGCAAAGCGCGGCCGGGCTGACCGCCAGGATCGGCGGCCAGCCCGGCCGGGGGAACTAG